The Leclercia sp. S52 genome has a segment encoding these proteins:
- the grxB gene encoding glutaredoxin 2, producing the protein MKLYVYEHCPFCIRARMIFGLKKVPFELGVIMEGDVETPTRMVGKKVVPILEKEKGVYMPESMDIVHHVDQLDGAPVISGECDPFIEAWCKENTRTVFNLAIPRFTRADFKELATPAAREAYTQREINAFGDLDTLMANTQTYIDTLSAELGKIEAWLSARNPVSITDFYLFPVLNSLTIVKGFPYTEALRGYLDHISTSCNVPLFTDKAL; encoded by the coding sequence ATGAAATTATATGTGTATGAGCATTGCCCGTTCTGTATCCGCGCGAGAATGATCTTCGGCCTTAAAAAGGTGCCTTTCGAGCTGGGCGTGATTATGGAAGGCGATGTCGAAACGCCAACCCGTATGGTGGGCAAAAAGGTCGTGCCGATCCTGGAGAAAGAAAAGGGCGTTTATATGCCGGAAAGCATGGATATCGTTCACCATGTTGACCAGCTTGACGGCGCGCCGGTTATTTCGGGGGAATGCGATCCGTTCATTGAGGCCTGGTGTAAAGAGAATACGCGCACCGTATTTAACCTGGCGATCCCGCGGTTTACCCGGGCCGATTTCAAAGAACTCGCCACGCCCGCCGCGCGCGAAGCCTATACCCAGCGCGAGATTAACGCCTTTGGCGATCTGGATACGTTGATGGCCAACACCCAGACCTATATCGATACGCTGTCGGCGGAGCTCGGTAAAATCGAGGCCTGGTTGAGTGCACGCAATCCTGTCAGCATCACCGATTTTTATCTCTTCCCGGTTCTCAATTCGCTGACGATTGTGAAAGGCTTCCCGTACACAGAAGCGCTGCGCGGTTATCTGGATCATATTTCCACGTCCTGCAACGTCCCGCTGTTTACCGACAAAGCATTATAA
- a CDS encoding response regulator translates to METTDHILVVDDDRDIRELVVDYLLKSGYRATGAANGKEMRAVLDKQAVDLVVLDIMMPGDDGLTLCRQLRSGQHKDLPILMLTARHDDMDRILGLEMGADDYVVKPFVARELLARIKAILRRFRTLPPNLQVTEAGRIIAFGDWQLDTSARHLLDATGTIVALSGAEYRLLRVFVDHPQRVLTRDQLLNFTQGRDAELFERSIDLLVSRVRQRLNEDARTPLYIKTVRSEGYVFSMPVSILEAKE, encoded by the coding sequence GTGGAGACAACCGATCACATTCTTGTCGTCGATGACGACCGGGATATCCGCGAGCTGGTCGTCGATTACCTGCTGAAATCGGGCTATCGCGCTACCGGCGCCGCCAACGGCAAAGAGATGCGCGCCGTGCTCGATAAGCAGGCTGTCGATCTGGTGGTGCTGGATATCATGATGCCCGGCGACGACGGACTGACCCTGTGCCGCCAGCTGCGCAGCGGCCAACATAAAGATCTGCCGATTTTGATGTTGACCGCGCGCCACGACGACATGGATCGCATTCTGGGTCTGGAGATGGGGGCGGACGATTATGTGGTCAAACCCTTTGTGGCGCGTGAGCTGCTGGCGCGGATCAAAGCCATACTGCGCCGCTTTCGCACGCTGCCGCCCAACCTGCAGGTGACCGAAGCCGGGCGGATCATCGCCTTTGGTGACTGGCAGCTCGACACCAGCGCCCGTCATCTGCTGGATGCCACCGGCACCATCGTGGCGCTGAGCGGGGCCGAGTACCGTCTGCTGCGGGTGTTTGTCGACCATCCCCAGCGCGTGTTAACCCGCGATCAGCTGCTGAATTTCACCCAGGGCCGGGACGCGGAGCTGTTCGAGCGCTCAATCGATCTGCTGGTCAGCCGGGTGCGCCAGCGGCTGAATGAGGATGCGCGCACCCCGCTGTATATAAAAACAGTACGCAGCGAAGGCTATGTCTTTTCGATGCCGGTGAGCATTCTTGAGGCTAAAGAGTGA
- a CDS encoding ATP-binding protein encodes MRLWPRSLHYRLLLIVLVGLLLANGLSLTLVMAERMSSVRNVMLGNLQDDVSTSVAILDRLPANERAQWLPRLDRDNYHYVLGPGEPGAPPADARSRDAVRTITESLETRYPLRFTAVPGPVSHIQAHLTLRDGSPLTLDLTPRMPPVARWLPVVFIIQLLLVAICAWLAVRQVVRPFTRFTRAVDTLEPASPNPLILTEQGPLEVQHAARAFNAMQDRIQTSLKERAQILAAISHDLQTPITRMRLRVEMADQPELRDKLTQDLDSMTRLVREGIDYARSSGVSPEPVRNVDLYNFIDTLVCDYADTGKNVQFVAARTALPLATRPQALHRILTNLLDNALKFGDAAEVRLTVHDERVLIAVEDNGPGIPENELAAVLQPFYRVESSRNRDTGGTGLGLAIAAQLTAQLDGQLQLANRSEGGLSARITLPVV; translated from the coding sequence GTGAGGCTCTGGCCGCGTTCGCTGCATTATCGTCTGCTGCTGATCGTCCTGGTGGGGCTGCTGTTAGCCAACGGTTTGAGCCTGACTCTGGTGATGGCCGAGCGAATGAGCAGCGTGCGCAACGTGATGCTGGGCAATCTGCAGGACGATGTCTCAACCAGCGTGGCGATTCTGGACCGGCTGCCTGCGAATGAGCGGGCGCAGTGGCTTCCACGCCTCGACCGGGATAACTATCACTACGTGCTGGGCCCCGGTGAGCCGGGCGCTCCGCCCGCTGACGCCCGTTCGCGGGATGCGGTCCGTACGATAACGGAGAGCCTTGAGACCCGGTATCCGCTGCGCTTCACGGCGGTGCCGGGCCCGGTTTCGCATATTCAGGCGCACCTGACGCTGCGCGACGGCTCGCCGCTGACGCTGGATCTCACCCCGCGGATGCCGCCGGTCGCCCGCTGGCTGCCGGTAGTGTTTATTATTCAGCTGCTGCTGGTGGCGATCTGCGCCTGGCTGGCGGTGCGCCAGGTGGTGCGTCCCTTTACCCGCTTTACCCGGGCGGTCGATACTCTTGAACCCGCCAGCCCCAATCCGCTGATCCTCACCGAGCAAGGCCCGCTGGAGGTACAACATGCTGCGCGGGCATTTAACGCCATGCAGGACAGGATCCAGACCTCGCTGAAGGAGAGGGCGCAGATCCTCGCCGCCATCTCCCATGATTTACAGACGCCCATTACCCGAATGCGGCTGCGGGTGGAGATGGCCGACCAGCCGGAGCTGCGCGACAAGCTGACCCAGGATCTGGACAGCATGACCCGGCTGGTACGGGAGGGGATCGACTATGCACGTTCGTCCGGGGTATCGCCCGAGCCGGTGCGCAACGTCGATCTCTATAACTTTATTGATACGCTGGTCTGTGATTACGCCGATACCGGCAAAAACGTGCAGTTTGTCGCGGCCCGAACCGCTTTGCCCTTGGCTACCCGCCCGCAGGCGTTGCACCGGATCCTCACCAATCTGCTCGATAACGCCCTGAAGTTTGGCGATGCCGCAGAGGTGAGGCTGACGGTGCACGACGAAAGGGTGCTGATCGCCGTGGAGGATAACGGCCCGGGTATTCCGGAGAACGAGCTGGCGGCGGTGTTGCAGCCGTTTTACCGGGTAGAATCCTCCCGCAACCGGGATACCGGCGGCACCGGGCTGGGGCTGGCGATTGCCGCTCAGCTTACCGCCCAGCTTGACGGCCAGTTGCAGCTGGCGAACCGGTCAGAGGGCGGACTTAGCGCGCGGATTACCTTGCCGGTGGTGTGA
- a CDS encoding Ada metal-binding domain-containing protein → MKVLDIKQCDLWYQALLERDSGYTGVFYVGVKTTGVFCIAVCRARKPKRENVEFYKDFKSALDAGYRPCKVCRPTENAHSAPLFIEQALELVRADSKTRIAETET, encoded by the coding sequence ATGAAAGTGCTTGATATTAAGCAGTGCGATCTCTGGTATCAGGCATTGCTTGAACGTGATTCCGGGTATACGGGGGTATTCTACGTTGGTGTCAAAACGACAGGGGTATTCTGTATTGCGGTATGCCGGGCGCGGAAACCGAAACGTGAAAACGTTGAGTTTTATAAAGATTTTAAATCTGCTCTGGATGCCGGTTATCGCCCCTGTAAAGTGTGCCGACCTACTGAAAATGCCCACAGCGCGCCATTGTTCATCGAACAGGCGCTCGAGCTTGTTCGCGCGGATTCGAAAACCCGGATAGCGGAAACCGAAACGTGA
- a CDS encoding GDP-mannose pyrophosphatase, whose translation MQSNRAEVRILDSKTLSDDWYTLKKYTFDVRRRNGEWQRQNREAYDRGNGATILLYNREKRTVILTRQFRFPVYINGHDGYLIETAAGLLDNMAPEKRIKAEAEEETGYQIDHVEKVFEAFMSPGSVTEKLYFYIAEYLPGDRTGEGGGIEAEGEDIEVLEWPIGQALQAIDDGIIVDGKTIMLLYHVALKRILW comes from the coding sequence GTGCAATCAAATCGTGCAGAAGTACGCATTCTCGACAGCAAAACGTTGTCAGATGACTGGTACACCCTCAAAAAATACACCTTCGACGTACGCCGCCGTAACGGGGAGTGGCAACGCCAGAACCGCGAAGCCTATGACCGGGGCAATGGCGCAACCATCCTGCTCTATAACCGCGAAAAACGGACGGTGATCCTCACCCGCCAGTTCCGCTTTCCGGTGTACATCAACGGTCACGACGGCTATCTGATTGAAACCGCCGCCGGCCTGCTCGATAACATGGCGCCGGAAAAGCGCATCAAAGCCGAAGCGGAAGAAGAGACCGGGTATCAGATCGACCACGTGGAGAAGGTCTTCGAAGCCTTTATGAGCCCCGGTTCGGTCACCGAGAAACTCTACTTTTACATCGCGGAGTATCTTCCCGGGGATCGCACCGGCGAAGGCGGCGGCATTGAGGCCGAAGGTGAAGACATCGAGGTGCTGGAGTGGCCCATCGGGCAGGCGTTGCAGGCCATTGATGACGGCATTATTGTCGATGGCAAAACCATCATGCTGCTGTATCACGTGGCCCTGAAGAGGATCCTCTGGTGA
- the tam gene encoding trans-aconitate 2-methyltransferase, with amino-acid sequence MTDWNPALYLQYGAERTRPALELLSRIALDEVTDVVDLGCGPGNSTALLQQRWPSARITGVDTSPAMLAEARAALPGCRFVEADIRHYRPEQALSVIYANASLQWVVDDHYELLPHLVSLLKLHGVLAIQMPDNFQEPTHVLMREVAFEQDYPDRGRAALPGVHAYYDILTEAGCEVDIWRTTYYHQMSSHQAIIDWVSATGLRPWLQELNEREQQRYLHRYHQLLEEQYPLQENGQILLAFPRLFIVARRVP; translated from the coding sequence ATGACCGACTGGAACCCCGCCCTGTATCTGCAATACGGCGCAGAACGCACCCGCCCCGCCTTAGAGCTTCTCTCCCGCATTGCGCTGGATGAGGTCACCGATGTGGTCGATCTGGGATGCGGGCCAGGCAACAGCACGGCGCTGCTCCAGCAGCGATGGCCCTCGGCACGTATCACCGGGGTGGATACGTCGCCGGCCATGCTGGCAGAAGCCAGAGCGGCGTTGCCGGGCTGTCGGTTTGTTGAGGCCGATATTCGCCACTATCGTCCGGAACAGGCCCTGAGCGTGATTTACGCCAACGCTTCGTTGCAGTGGGTGGTGGATGACCACTACGAACTGCTGCCGCACCTGGTCTCGCTGCTGAAGCTGCACGGCGTGCTGGCGATCCAGATGCCGGATAACTTTCAGGAACCGACCCACGTGCTGATGCGTGAAGTGGCTTTTGAACAGGATTATCCGGATCGCGGCCGCGCGGCCCTGCCGGGGGTGCATGCCTATTACGATATTCTGACCGAGGCGGGTTGCGAGGTTGATATCTGGCGCACCACCTATTACCACCAGATGAGTTCTCACCAGGCGATTATCGACTGGGTAAGCGCCACCGGCCTGCGTCCCTGGCTGCAGGAGCTGAATGAGCGCGAGCAACAACGCTATCTGCATCGCTATCATCAGCTGCTCGAAGAGCAGTATCCGCTGCAGGAGAATGGGCAGATACTGCTGGCCTTTCCGCGACTGTTTATCGTCGCCAGACGCGTACCTTAA
- a CDS encoding isocitrate lyase/phosphoenolpyruvate mutase family protein, with protein sequence MTFAELHHQDTPLLIANVWDATSALAAQQAGYQALGTSSAAIAAMLGYEDGEAMSFDELLYIVTRIRSVSNLPLSVDVEAGFGSSAYEIAEHLKRLVQTGVVGINLEDSSVVNGVRRLDDALAFSGVLKEIRTRLNAGNHHLFLNIRTDTYLLNHEQALQETLLRGRLYEAAGADGLFVPCLTSEQEIKIISEELNLPLNVMCMPDLPAFGRLKTAGISRISMGNVVHSAMQLKLKNALQLIQSQQSFAGVFVDESA encoded by the coding sequence ATGACCTTTGCTGAACTTCACCATCAGGACACACCCTTACTTATCGCGAATGTCTGGGATGCGACCAGTGCATTAGCGGCGCAACAGGCAGGTTATCAGGCTCTGGGGACATCAAGCGCAGCCATTGCCGCGATGCTGGGTTACGAAGACGGAGAAGCAATGTCTTTTGACGAATTGCTCTATATTGTCACGCGTATCAGGTCCGTCAGTAATCTGCCCTTAAGCGTTGATGTCGAAGCCGGGTTTGGCAGTAGCGCGTATGAGATAGCGGAGCACCTTAAGCGTCTGGTGCAGACGGGGGTAGTGGGGATAAATCTTGAGGACAGTAGCGTCGTTAACGGCGTCAGACGACTTGATGATGCGCTGGCATTTTCCGGGGTTCTAAAAGAGATCCGCACCCGGTTGAACGCCGGGAATCATCACTTATTTCTTAATATCCGTACCGATACCTACCTGCTTAATCATGAGCAAGCGTTGCAGGAGACGCTATTGCGGGGCCGGCTCTACGAAGCTGCGGGCGCAGACGGGCTTTTTGTTCCATGCCTGACGTCAGAACAGGAAATTAAGATCATTTCTGAAGAGCTTAACCTGCCGTTAAACGTCATGTGCATGCCCGACCTCCCTGCGTTCGGGAGACTGAAAACAGCCGGTATAAGCCGTATTTCCATGGGGAACGTTGTGCATTCAGCCATGCAGTTGAAGCTGAAAAATGCGCTGCAGCTCATCCAGTCGCAACAATCATTTGCCGGGGTCTTTGTTGATGAAAGTGCTTGA
- a CDS encoding DUF6691 family protein gives MLNITAFVCGLIFGVGLLVSGMANPGKVLNFLDLSQAWDPSLAFVMIGAIAVGIVGFALVKGRKRAICGVPILLPENNAIDRALLVGAILFGLGWGLAGICPGPSLVLLGSGVGKGLLFTLSMLVGMVLVNRFRRTSS, from the coding sequence ATGCTAAACATTACCGCGTTTGTGTGTGGCCTGATTTTTGGCGTGGGCTTGCTGGTCAGCGGGATGGCAAACCCCGGGAAGGTGCTTAACTTTCTGGATCTGTCTCAGGCCTGGGATCCCTCTCTTGCCTTTGTAATGATAGGGGCGATTGCGGTGGGGATCGTCGGCTTCGCACTGGTCAAAGGCAGAAAAAGGGCCATTTGCGGGGTGCCGATCCTGTTGCCGGAGAATAACGCCATAGACCGTGCGCTGCTGGTGGGCGCCATTCTCTTTGGTCTGGGCTGGGGGCTGGCGGGCATTTGCCCCGGGCCGTCGCTGGTGTTACTGGGGTCGGGCGTCGGAAAGGGGCTGCTGTTTACGCTGTCGATGCTCGTCGGTATGGTGCTTGTTAACCGGTTCAGGCGCACTTCTTCATAG
- a CDS encoding helix-turn-helix transcriptional regulator, with protein sequence MDLNFKKPDEIVKSLCERLRQERIRRQFTQAELAQRAGVGVNTVSNLEAGRNVGFEVVVRVAMVLGLTRELENLFLPQLESLDDLRRFEASATRQRIRKRSHNA encoded by the coding sequence ATGGATTTAAACTTCAAAAAGCCTGATGAGATCGTTAAGTCACTTTGTGAGCGGCTACGCCAGGAGCGTATCCGACGCCAGTTTACCCAGGCCGAACTGGCGCAACGGGCTGGCGTAGGGGTGAATACGGTTTCAAACCTGGAGGCGGGGCGCAATGTCGGCTTTGAAGTTGTGGTTCGAGTGGCGATGGTGCTGGGCCTTACCCGGGAACTGGAAAACCTGTTTCTGCCGCAGCTGGAGAGCCTGGACGATCTTCGCCGCTTCGAAGCCAGCGCCACCCGTCAGCGTATAAGGAAAAGGAGTCATAATGCCTGA
- a CDS encoding YeeE/YedE family protein, translating to MTIDFSHFTPLSSLGGGLLIGLAAIMLIHFCGRIAGISGIVAGMLTKKTRTEGWRMAFLAGLIGSPLLFSLFFPLPEINVQTSWPMIIVAGLLVGIGSRLGSGCTSGHGVCGLSRFSKRSLVATLTFMGVGVVTATLIGFWLG from the coding sequence ATGACGATTGATTTCTCACACTTTACGCCCCTGAGCAGTCTCGGCGGCGGGCTGTTAATTGGGCTGGCCGCCATAATGCTGATCCACTTCTGTGGGCGCATCGCCGGGATCAGCGGCATCGTGGCGGGTATGCTGACGAAAAAGACCCGAACAGAAGGGTGGCGAATGGCCTTTTTAGCCGGTCTGATTGGCTCGCCGCTGCTGTTCTCCCTGTTTTTCCCCTTACCGGAGATCAACGTCCAGACCTCCTGGCCGATGATTATCGTGGCCGGTTTGCTGGTGGGCATTGGGTCACGTCTGGGATCCGGGTGTACCAGCGGGCACGGCGTCTGCGGGCTGTCGCGTTTTTCTAAGCGCTCTCTGGTCGCCACGCTGACCTTTATGGGTGTGGGCGTTGTTACCGCCACGCTGATCGGTTTCTGGCTGGGTTGA
- a CDS encoding autotransporter domain-containing protein — MRYKTRRTLLSKCILLSLTAFSGYALAGDCSTTSAPTSTCGFQSTNYHGPNGTETWAVNNNGTAYINDANTNSTGNGNDAVYLWDNKQEDTQSLTVDGTDMSGTFIQANYGGTKNITLQNGATTDMIEGGNNAPGDNGSFNIDVNNSTLTGENDNVIYGAASHAKTYMGGAAIFVDSGANEGNNTVNIENGSTLGGAIYTVTGGDNTINVAGNSTVNGAIYAFTNSNNAISVDNSTVTANETNATLQGYFEGAYAGNADAASITSALQGQTVAMGIYGQQASTVALTNGATVNGSIAVVGDGSSTSTAQISLDSSTLNGNIITADESSTTVQLNNSTVNGDITTGAGNDTVVLTNNSSVTGNVDAGTGTDELSMDANSTITGKISGFETVNTTSDNNIDIDKLNDNTGWTIQNGSRLVADTTGSNVQVAMTSDSTVDFGNVTGTNNSLMVTQISASTLNQKNVQIATFSTAGNPNDAVEAQFSNGSQQVESRSGAYNYNDSLTIAQAAQLSKSAGLTATPNAYNVLLDSSRGELASDVQGAIAGLDAAKQAGRMVTDDLANRLDQVHLQNLYGHTADGAQLWGDFLYHHGDYSDDVDYQDITQGVQGGVDWTTHLANGDSLTGGVALAWTRSRDQSNSGGANSFNDTVYGNYYSLYAGWQQALHDNLWGMFVDGSFSYGDMRYSMSAKNSKEDTSGMTEALSGSADGNLYTTQLRTGVNVMLPGETVLQPYATLGWDKAEEKGFSDKELTFSDNQVSQWNTSLGMRVTTKLADLNKNVELYPWVDARYQTEFSDNTDIKAADYHNTSGHNTSMGIFGAGINTTIGNNFSVNTGIYFGTGDVDNDASVQAGLSYQF, encoded by the coding sequence ATGCGCTATAAGACTCGCCGCACCCTGTTGTCAAAATGCATCCTGTTATCGCTTACGGCTTTTTCCGGCTACGCCTTAGCTGGAGACTGCTCAACAACCAGTGCGCCAACCAGCACCTGCGGTTTCCAGAGTACCAATTATCATGGTCCTAATGGCACCGAGACCTGGGCAGTCAACAATAACGGCACCGCATATATCAATGATGCTAATACCAACAGCACCGGTAACGGCAATGACGCCGTCTACCTGTGGGATAACAAGCAGGAAGACACCCAGTCACTGACCGTAGACGGCACCGACATGAGCGGGACGTTTATTCAGGCTAATTACGGTGGTACCAAAAATATTACCCTGCAGAACGGTGCGACCACCGACATGATTGAGGGCGGGAATAACGCCCCGGGCGACAACGGCAGCTTTAATATTGATGTCAATAATTCCACGCTGACCGGCGAAAATGACAATGTTATCTACGGTGCGGCATCGCATGCGAAAACCTATATGGGCGGGGCGGCTATTTTTGTTGACTCCGGCGCCAATGAAGGCAACAACACCGTCAATATTGAAAATGGCAGTACCCTTGGCGGCGCTATTTATACCGTAACCGGCGGGGATAACACCATTAATGTTGCCGGGAACAGCACGGTTAACGGCGCTATTTATGCCTTCACTAACAGCAATAACGCCATTAGCGTTGATAACAGTACCGTGACGGCAAATGAAACTAACGCGACGCTGCAGGGGTATTTTGAAGGCGCTTATGCAGGCAACGCGGACGCAGCCAGCATTACCTCGGCGCTTCAGGGGCAAACTGTGGCGATGGGTATCTATGGTCAGCAGGCGTCCACCGTTGCGCTGACCAATGGCGCGACGGTAAATGGCTCCATTGCCGTTGTCGGGGATGGCTCCTCCACATCCACGGCGCAAATATCCCTCGATAGCAGCACCCTGAACGGCAATATTATTACCGCCGATGAAAGCAGCACCACGGTGCAGCTGAATAACTCGACGGTGAACGGCGATATTACCACCGGGGCAGGGAACGATACGGTCGTGCTGACCAATAACTCCTCTGTGACCGGCAACGTGGATGCAGGCACCGGGACAGATGAGCTGTCGATGGATGCAAACAGCACCATCACCGGTAAAATCAGCGGATTTGAGACGGTGAACACGACGTCGGATAACAATATCGATATCGATAAGTTAAACGACAATACCGGCTGGACTATCCAGAATGGCTCCCGCCTGGTAGCGGATACCACCGGCAGCAATGTCCAGGTTGCGATGACCTCCGACAGCACCGTTGATTTTGGTAACGTCACCGGGACCAACAACAGCCTGATGGTGACCCAGATTTCAGCGTCTACCCTGAATCAGAAAAACGTCCAGATTGCGACATTTTCTACCGCCGGTAACCCGAACGATGCCGTTGAAGCTCAGTTCAGCAACGGTTCACAGCAGGTTGAAAGCCGCAGCGGCGCCTACAACTACAATGATTCCCTGACCATTGCCCAGGCGGCGCAGCTGAGCAAAAGCGCCGGGCTGACTGCCACACCAAACGCGTACAACGTGCTGCTCGACAGCTCTCGCGGTGAACTCGCCAGCGATGTTCAGGGTGCGATTGCCGGTCTTGACGCCGCCAAGCAGGCGGGCCGCATGGTAACGGACGATCTGGCGAACCGCCTGGATCAGGTTCACCTGCAAAACCTGTATGGCCATACCGCCGATGGTGCGCAGCTGTGGGGCGACTTCCTCTATCACCACGGGGATTACAGCGACGACGTTGATTATCAGGACATCACCCAGGGCGTGCAGGGCGGCGTGGACTGGACTACCCACCTGGCAAACGGCGACAGCCTGACCGGCGGCGTGGCGCTGGCCTGGACCCGCAGCCGCGACCAGAGCAATAGCGGCGGTGCTAACAGCTTCAACGATACCGTGTATGGCAACTACTACAGCCTGTATGCAGGCTGGCAGCAGGCGCTGCACGACAACCTGTGGGGCATGTTCGTTGACGGCAGCTTCAGCTACGGCGATATGCGTTACTCGATGTCTGCGAAGAACAGCAAAGAGGACACCAGCGGCATGACCGAAGCATTAAGCGGCTCCGCGGATGGCAATCTGTACACCACTCAGCTGCGTACCGGTGTCAACGTCATGCTGCCGGGCGAAACCGTCCTCCAGCCTTATGCCACCTTAGGCTGGGATAAAGCGGAAGAGAAAGGGTTCTCTGATAAAGAGCTGACCTTCAGCGATAACCAGGTTTCGCAGTGGAACACCAGCCTGGGGATGCGCGTCACCACCAAACTGGCGGATCTCAACAAGAACGTCGAGCTCTATCCGTGGGTTGATGCCCGTTACCAGACCGAGTTTAGCGATAACACCGACATTAAAGCGGCGGATTATCACAACACCAGCGGTCACAATACCTCGATGGGTATCTTCGGCGCGGGTATTAACACCACCATCGGGAACAACTTCTCCGTTAATACCGGTATCTACTTCGGTACGGGTGATGTGGATAACGATGCCAGCGTACAGGCCGGTCTCAGCTATCAGTTCTGA
- a CDS encoding EAL domain-containing protein yields MRNAFIPALTAVAMFLMGVFILNTQLWYSARVDSQAGAQYAVKNMDIILDEARLATRTSMRMAEKECGPEEQYQLGTEAALQPHLRTIIILREGKVWCSSLPGNRVLLVNVAGLPDSPLFLAPAKSTVNNRPVLLYQTTVAGNRIMVTISDRHIRDALDISYKGLTYSLKVGNAVLGMTGDVTTVADNSTGQVAATEYPYSIEYNAPPLFSLHRLIDQGGAMLLFLMLMSCLAAYILNKYLNKHTPPEEALRWAITLGEIVPFYQPVVNGKEGTLRGVEVLARWRHPKEGFISPAAFIPVAEKSGLIVPLTQSLMKQVAADMNAIASKLPEGFHVGINFSASHIASPAFVEDCLKYKDSFSRPDLNLVIEVTEREPLDIDENLVQTLNILHENGFAIALDDFGTGYSGLSYLHDLHIDYIKIDKSFVGRVNTHEDSTRILDSVLDLARKLSISIVAEGVETREQLDYLNRNNITFLQGYYFFKPVPFKELIMILLSKPKVRVRVE; encoded by the coding sequence ATGCGCAATGCCTTTATTCCCGCCCTGACTGCGGTGGCGATGTTTCTGATGGGTGTTTTTATTCTCAATACACAGCTCTGGTACTCTGCGCGGGTAGACAGTCAGGCAGGCGCGCAATACGCCGTAAAAAATATGGATATCATTCTTGATGAGGCCCGTCTCGCCACCCGTACATCGATGCGCATGGCCGAAAAAGAGTGTGGTCCGGAAGAGCAGTATCAGCTTGGTACCGAGGCGGCTCTGCAACCGCATCTCAGGACTATCATCATTCTCAGAGAAGGCAAGGTGTGGTGTTCATCCCTGCCGGGTAACCGCGTGCTGCTGGTCAACGTCGCCGGATTGCCCGATTCGCCGCTGTTTCTCGCGCCGGCAAAAAGCACCGTCAACAATCGTCCCGTTCTGTTATATCAGACTACCGTGGCGGGTAATCGAATTATGGTGACCATCAGCGATCGGCATATCCGCGATGCGCTGGATATCTCCTATAAGGGTCTGACCTATTCACTCAAAGTGGGCAATGCCGTTCTGGGCATGACCGGGGATGTCACTACGGTAGCGGACAACTCTACGGGACAGGTTGCGGCCACAGAATATCCCTACAGTATTGAATACAATGCGCCTCCGTTGTTCAGCCTGCACCGGCTGATTGACCAGGGCGGGGCAATGTTACTGTTTTTGATGCTTATGTCCTGCCTTGCGGCCTATATCCTCAATAAATACCTGAATAAACATACCCCGCCGGAAGAGGCGCTCCGCTGGGCAATTACGCTGGGTGAGATCGTTCCGTTTTATCAGCCTGTCGTCAATGGCAAGGAGGGAACCCTGCGAGGGGTTGAAGTCCTGGCCAGATGGAGGCATCCAAAAGAAGGATTCATTTCTCCGGCGGCATTTATTCCGGTCGCGGAAAAATCAGGCCTGATCGTGCCCCTCACGCAAAGCCTGATGAAGCAGGTTGCTGCCGATATGAATGCCATTGCCAGTAAGCTTCCGGAGGGCTTTCATGTCGGCATTAACTTTAGTGCTTCGCATATAGCGTCACCCGCCTTTGTGGAAGATTGCCTGAAATATAAGGACAGCTTCAGCCGCCCCGATTTAAATCTGGTTATTGAGGTGACGGAGCGTGAGCCGCTGGATATTGATGAAAACCTCGTGCAGACCCTGAACATTCTGCATGAGAACGGCTTTGCCATTGCGCTGGATGATTTTGGTACTGGCTATTCCGGGCTTTCGTACCTGCACGATCTGCATATCGATTACATCAAAATTGACAAGAGCTTTGTGGGCCGGGTTAATACGCATGAAGACTCGACCCGGATCCTCGATTCCGTGCTGGATCTCGCGCGAAAACTCTCTATCAGCATTGTTGCCGAAGGGGTGGAGACGCGGGAGCAGCTTGATTATCTCAACCGGAATAACATCACCTTTTTGCAGGGGTACTATTTCTTTAAGCCGGTGCCTTTTAAGGAGCTGATTATGATCCTGCTGTCCAAGCCGAAAGTCCGGGTGAGGGTGGAATAA